In Bacteroides cellulosilyticus, the genomic stretch GCCAATGGCATTGTTGAATTGCACACGGTAACCAAGGTTGGTTTGTACATCACCTTTGTCGTCCACCCAAGTAACACGGAACGTAAAGATACGGTCGGGTTCAACCAAGCGTTCTATGATTTTAGCTTTCTCGAACTCTGGATGCTGGTTATAGATATCTTCGATGGAAAGAAGTACTTCCTTTACGGCTTGAAGATATTCAGACTCGCCGGGATGCTTTGCCTCTAAAGAGGACATAATTCGTTCGATATTCATAATATTACGTTTTAAAGGTTTATTCCTTCGTGACTTTAAGGTTATTCGAGCAAATTGTCAACGAATAACACTGCAAATATAGGAAAACTTTTGGATTCACCTATACTTTTCAGTGATATTTTGATTAAATAATGATAAAACGTCAATTACAGCATTAATATTTGCTGGCTACTGATTCAATCTGAGATTCTATTTGCTCCATAGAAGAAATCTTACTACTTATGAATACTTCATGTTGCTGCAAACAGTTCTTAATAGGCAAAATCAAGTGATTACAAAAGTATTCGTACTGTTTGTCATTCCATATATTGCGCAAACTGCTAGTTATAAAATCCAATTCTTGCTGTTTTTGAGATAATAGTCCGTATTCCAACATAAAATTACCTTTTAGTATTTTGCAAATGATAGATAAGCTTATCAATAAAACGACAGGCATTATCAGCATATTGTTTTGCTTCATTCATACATGTAAAAGCCTCTTGAGTAATATCATCCGCTAGATTCCGGGCTTGATATAATCCATTCTGCACTTCTTCCATATCATTCTCACATTCAATGAGCTCGTCCTCCAACTCTTCTTTCTCATCAGTTTTCATATCAATCTCATCTAAAATATGTCTCCGATATGCTTCATCTTCCACGTTATATAAACTGTTATGCAGAGAATTTATAGAAGCCTCCAAAGAATTTATTTGCCTATTGATACGTTCACGGGCCCGTTCAATGCGACTTATCAGATTTTCGCACCGACTGACTTTGCTCTGTGCACCCGACTGAAGACGGCTACGCACAGAATCAAGTCCACTTATAAAATTATTTATTTGCGAATAAAATGAATACAATTCGTTTATCTCCCGAACGGATACATCATTCATATTATCTTATGTTTTTTACTTGCTGAATAGCAGCAGCATAACGACGCATATATGCACTGTAATCATTCATCATCTGGCCTATTTGATTAATGACTTGTACGCTCTGTTCAAATTGCCGCATAAACTGTTGATTCTGTTCATCATTCCATCCCTCATTTACGCGATACATTTCAGCTCTAGCCTTATTAAAGTTCTGCACCATAGCATTACTTAATCCGTCCAAGGCTTGCGCAAAAGCGATGAGTTCTTCTTCATTTCTTACATTAACTTCATGTGCCATAATTAGTTATTTCATTAAGTTTTTTATATCATTTACTGTAATAGAGTCAAAAGGACAATAAAGTATCTCTGTCCCTGTTATGTCGTTACGAAAGTAGCTACGCAAACGTTCATGGTCATCACTCATTTGTTCCGGCTTAAAATCATCAGACAGAGCCAGTTTTATTGCCGTTTCCGAATCTGTTCTCTGGACAACAACATACTGGAACATCGAATAAATATCTTTTTTGTTCAAAGAATATTCCTGAAAGAGTAAATTATCCAGTTTGTTAACTTGAAGAATAGTGTGAATCCCATAATCAGGTCCTTTTGTTAAAACAGTTTGCAGTATGTGCTGCACAGTATCTACCTTGTTTTTAGATTTTGCAGGTTTTTCCATCACAGATTCTGCTGTAAACGGGAAAGGACAATCTGATAAAAAATCATTTGCATTTTGATTGGCAGGAGTTGATACTGGCGAATGATCTTCAACTGGCAGCTCAACCTCCGCATTATGCTTTAGTGATGTAAAGTAGTCTTGTTCAAGGATAAACAAGAAAGTATCTTCTTTTTCTTTTCTTTCACGTATCTGTATCGCCAATTGTGAAAGCATCTCATTGCGTTGACGATTGCGTACCAAGATATGACAACCGTAATCTTCCAACGTATTCAAAACTTCTTCGTCAACAGCATATTCATCATCGGGGTCCATACAATCAATAAGATAGAAACGAGCATCTTCACCCATTTTTTTATAATAGTGCATCAACGAGAGTAGTATATTTAGCTGGATACGGGTACTTTGTAGACGCTCATTAATACCTATTAATAATAGATTAGAGGCTGTTTCAGGTTTAAAACTTGCAGAGATCAAGTTCGATTTCACACTGATACCTTTACCCAGATAAACTGCAGGATAACGCCGGGGCAATTCATCCGGTATCCAGTCTACCAATCTATATGTCTGCTTTCCAGAGAAATAGAATGGTTGGAAATCCACTATACTGTTTGTACTTTTTTGATTTATATTCTGCAAATTTTCAGCCAGCCTCTCACGATCATAAAAATCCGCTTTGAATATAATCCCCTCCTCAAAACCTTTAGGACGGTAATATACCTCTCCTGTGGATAAAGCTTCTGTACGAGTTCCCACTGTAGGAATAAATACTTGCGCATCCGTCATACGACAATTCAACAAGTAAGGATCTGTGATATTATTTTTTATTCCCCCTGGAATGTTAGTCCCTGTCAAAGTCTGAGTGGCAAAAATTAAATGTACCCCCTGATTACGTCCCTCCTTAGCAATACGTGTCAGAATAACATCTATTTCACTTTGTATTTTAAATCTTCCTTCTTTAAAAAGTTCATGGCACTCATCTACCAGTAAAACTATACGTGGCAACTTTTTATTAGATGTTATTGCATTGTAATCTTTCAAATTAGAGACTTCTTCATTGCGCATAAGTCGTGCACGTTCTTGCATCACCTCCCACAAATCTTTCAAAATTTCCAATGTGATTTGTGGGTCTGATTCATCCACCATTAAACATCGTACATGTTTACAAGTCCGATAACGATTAAATTCCACACCTCCGAACTTAAAGTCCATCAAATAGAATTGCAGGCTCTCCGGAGAATATTTCAACATGGCATGATTTAAAATATCATGCAGAAAGACTGATTTTCCAGAACCTGTCTGGCCAATTATAAATGAGTGTACATGAGATATTTCATCAAGAACAAAATTAATGCGCCCCTGATTGTTTGTTCCTACTTCAATACTGAATTCTTTAGCTGCATCTTGGTAAGGAGTAACAGTCATTGTTTCTTGTATTTGTTGTTTTTGCAATTCAGCTTCCCGTTCTTGTTGCTGTGAAAGTTCCTTTTGGAAGTTCTGATAACATTGCTGCCATTTTTTTAATATTTCAATTCTTTTGGAAGCAGTTCCTATGGGAGTATTTGCTACAGCCGACATTTTAGGTCCATCCGTTTCGATAAACAATTCCTTTTCCCATTGAGAAGGCAGATTACCCACTACTATAATATGAAAACCTACACGCCAACCATTGCGAATAACGGATTTCATAGTTTCTGTCAGGTGTGAATCTAACTGTTGGGGTAAATCATTCAACACGATCACCTCATAAGGATATTCTATCCGTTTCTCCCGGAGGTGGTATTTTATGATATCACCTGCTTCACGGAATCGTTTTTCTATCTCTGAATTCCAGACCTGTATCTGTCTCAATAAATCACCCAGCTGCAAGATAGTCCCTCCTACCATCACATCATCCAATTGCTTGAAATTCTCAAAGGCCGAAGTGAAATTCAAGTCAACGCCGGTAATATGTAGTTTACCAGGAACGAAATGCAACAACATTTCAGTGAGCATAAATTCAACCTTCGCCTGATCTACTATGGATAAATGAAAATAACTGCTCTTCCCTTCCACTTGCCAGTTTATCATTTGGGGAATATCAGCAGCTACATAGATGCTACCATAACATTGGGTTTCTTTCCGCTCATAATTGACAGGAAATTGTTCACATACATATCGTTTATCTGCAGCTTGCAGACAACTGTTTATATAGTCTTCTACGGAATAATCCTCTTTCTCCTTCACTATGTAAGGAAGAAGGAAAGGATCATGTTTCCGTAGGAGTTCTTTTCCGTAATTTATACTATCTTCTGTTATTGAGCGAGATTTCCGGGCACAATAACTTATAAAATCATCGCATATCAGCGTTGCTTTCTGCTTGAAATTTTTAGGTTGATCGGCCAGGCTAGGAAGGTTTTTCAGTTCTTTTCGGATATCAGGATAAAAAGTTTCAAGATCTGTATATGATTTTAATACTTCCTCAGCAATAATTTCTCCCAGCTGATTGGCACGCGACAAGCTATCATTATATAACAGCAATCGACCTGCATCTACATATTGATTAGCGTAGTCTTTAAAACAATTGAAAAGTCTTCTTTTCAGTTGTTCAATATTATACAATTGCACATGTCGTTCGACCTCTGTTTTTATAATATTATCTGTCAGGCTCATAACTACTTTCCTAAAATTTTCTTCAATTTGTTTAATGTCGGATGCTCCAGCTCATAAATAAACTGCTTGGCATTTTCTACCATCTTGACTTTCTTTACAGAATCAGGATATGGTGTATACTTTATGAAGGACCGATAAAGTTCCAACGCCTTTTGCTGATTTATTTGATATCCTCCTATCCCCTGATGACAGAATACAGCCCAATAAAAATAGGCGTTAGGATAGCTGAATTTATTAATAGCTACAGATATTAATTTCCCGGCTTTTGTATATTGTTGTTCATCATAATAGATATCTGTCAAACGGCAAACTGCCAATTTATGATTTTGATCGGCAGCTTTTTGAAACCATTGAATAGCAGTCAATACAGGATTTGCATCCTTAATCGAATAAAGTCCAGAATTAAAAAACATTTCTCCTACTTCATATTGAGCTTCCGCATAACCTTGATTGGCAGCCTTCAATAACCATTCCAGAGCAAATCGATAACTACAACTAGTACCTATTCCATTCTTATAGCATAATCCCAGTTCAAATTGTGACTGTTTTATCCCCTTCTTAGCAGACTTTTCAAAATTCTGAAATGCCATTTGAGGTGATTTCTCCGTACCATAACCATTTTTGTAACAAAGACCCAGATAATACTCTGCGTATTTATCCGGATTCACATCTTCATACCTGCGAAAGTACCAAAATGCCTTATTCAGATTCTTATTTAATTTGCCATACCCGTAATAGTAGAACATTCCCATAAAATAGTAAGTACCGCTAAATGTTCCGGCATTACTGAAATAAGCAAACGAACGGTCAAGGTCCTTAGTAACTCCCCAACCATGATAATACATTACTCCCAAATAATAGTTAGCAGGAAGATTACCATGATTTACAGCTGTTTGCAGCCATGTCAGGGCATCATGATATTCCTTGACTAAATATTTTTCTTTTCCCAACTCATACTGGGCAGCTATGCAACCTTTTAAGGCCGCTCTGCGATACCAGTCCAAAGCTCTCGTCTTGTCCTTTATTCGATGTACACCCTCATTATAAGCTTTTCCCATTTTATATGCCGCTTCAGAATGTCCTTGCATTGCTGCTTTTTCATACCATTTATAAGCCATCGCATAATCCTTTTCAGCTCCTGCACCCGATTCATAGATTGTGCCCATTTGATACTGGGCCAAGACATGCCCTGCTTCGGCAGCTTTCAAGTAATATTGCACAGCCTTTGCATGGTTCACAGGCACTCCTTTGCCAGAATCATATTCTACACCTATATTATATAGAAAAGCCGGTTCCCCTTTCGTACCGATCAAAGTATAACAGACATGAAGCGATAGACCAGCTTCTTTGAAATGTTCTATGGCTTTCACCGAATCTTGAGCAACTCCCCACCCGTTGGCATATAATTTTCCCAAGAAGAAATGACAATCAGTGACATATTCCTTTTTAGCGATCGATGCCATAAAAAGCGCGCGCGCTTTTTGATGTTGTTTTAGGTTACCTAGCATTCTGGCATGTCCATACAAAGCACCCTCATACCCTTTATTCGCAGCTTGTTCGTACCAGTAAGCAGCTTTCTCGTGATACTTCACCCATTCATATACAATCGCCACTTTGTAAGAAGCTTCAGCATTGCCTTGATCTGCACATCTTTTATACCATTTGTAGGCCTGCCCTATGTTTTTTTCTATATGTTTACCTGTTTCATAGCAGGTGGCTAGTTTATATTGCGCCAATTCATGCCCTTTTTCTGCAGCTCTCAAAAAGAATTTCATCGCCTTCACAAAATCGACAGCTACTCTGTCTCCTTTTTCGAATTGTAATCCAGATTGATACAATGCGTCTGGCGTATCCCCCCCTAGTCCTTTAATAGAATAGTAGAACTCTCCTTTGGGAAAATTGTATCGTTCCACACATTCTACATACCTTTCCGGAGACGACATAAAACGTTTATCAGCAAGGCGGTGAAAAATCTCGGTAGCTTCATGGTACTTGCCTGTAGCAATGAAACATTCAGCCAAAAAATATTCAGATTTCAGATGTCCTTTCTCAACAGCTTTTTTATACCATTCTATAGCTTTACCGGGTGCTTTATCCCGTTGATGATAATAATAGCCTATGCTATAATATGAATTAGCAATTCCCCCTGCAGCTCCTATCTCATAGAAAGCCTGTGCAGTTGACCAACCGTCTACGCCTCCATAACATTCAGCAAGCATATCGGCAGCTTCAGGATGGGTAGACACTTTCGAAAGGCAAGAAATTGCTTCCTTACGCAGATATTCACTTGATTTTTCCGACAGACTCCTTTCATAGCAACGTTTGCCATATTCCAGATAGGCAGGATATAAGAAGTTTTTTAATAATTTGTTCTTCAGATCATCCGGAATATTCCATTCATGCAGTTGTGTGAATTGCTCAAGTCCTATTTTATAGTTCTTCTTTCGCAGGTTTACTCCTCCCCACACTATCTTGGAATAAATGTCTCCTTTTTCTGCTGCTGTTCTAAGTTGTGTTTCACCCGAGATTCCACAGTTAAATATCCGTTTCCCAATATTTAGTACATATTTCTTATTTTCCAATAGTTCCATTGCCGTTATTACATCTGATATATAGGGAGGGACAGGACGCAATAAAGGTTCAGGAGAATTAATCGCTGAAAGCTTATTTCCTAATGATTGAAGAATTTCTTCCGTCTTCTTTTGTAGTTCTGCAAAGTACATAACAGGATTACATTTAATGCCTTTTAAAATTAACTGAAACAAAAATAAGCAAACAAGATCAAAAAGGCAAATTAATCAGAACATATTTATTGGAAGCAAATTCAGAGGTATAAAAGAATAGGGTTCACCATCTATAACTCAACAGATGACAAACCCTAAACACAAATAAAAACTTTTACTTAGAATTTCGGTTTCATTCCCATGTTATACATTATAAATCCGTAAATGTCAGCCTGTTCTTCCAGAACCTTAGCCATAGGCTTGCCTGCACCATGTCCGGCTTTACTGTCGATACGGATAATAGTAGGATTCGTTCCGTCATTACATTCTTGCAGGGTAGCGGCAAATTTGAATGAGTGGGCAGGAACTACACGGTCGTCATGGTCGGCGGTAGTAACCATGGTTGCGGGATACTTGGTGCCGGGTTTCAGGTTGTGTAGCGGAGAGTAGCCTTTCAGATACTCAAACATTTCCTTGCTGTCCTCGCTCGTACCGTAATCGCTTGCCCAGTTCCAACCGATAGTGAACTTATGATAGCGGAGCATATCCATTACACCTACCTGCGGAATGGCTACGCGGAACAAATCGGGAC encodes the following:
- a CDS encoding FtsK/SpoIIIE domain-containing protein gives rise to the protein MSLTDNIIKTEVERHVQLYNIEQLKRRLFNCFKDYANQYVDAGRLLLYNDSLSRANQLGEIIAEEVLKSYTDLETFYPDIRKELKNLPSLADQPKNFKQKATLICDDFISYCARKSRSITEDSINYGKELLRKHDPFLLPYIVKEKEDYSVEDYINSCLQAADKRYVCEQFPVNYERKETQCYGSIYVAADIPQMINWQVEGKSSYFHLSIVDQAKVEFMLTEMLLHFVPGKLHITGVDLNFTSAFENFKQLDDVMVGGTILQLGDLLRQIQVWNSEIEKRFREAGDIIKYHLREKRIEYPYEVIVLNDLPQQLDSHLTETMKSVIRNGWRVGFHIIVVGNLPSQWEKELFIETDGPKMSAVANTPIGTASKRIEILKKWQQCYQNFQKELSQQQEREAELQKQQIQETMTVTPYQDAAKEFSIEVGTNNQGRINFVLDEISHVHSFIIGQTGSGKSVFLHDILNHAMLKYSPESLQFYLMDFKFGGVEFNRYRTCKHVRCLMVDESDPQITLEILKDLWEVMQERARLMRNEEVSNLKDYNAITSNKKLPRIVLLVDECHELFKEGRFKIQSEIDVILTRIAKEGRNQGVHLIFATQTLTGTNIPGGIKNNITDPYLLNCRMTDAQVFIPTVGTRTEALSTGEVYYRPKGFEEGIIFKADFYDRERLAENLQNINQKSTNSIVDFQPFYFSGKQTYRLVDWIPDELPRRYPAVYLGKGISVKSNLISASFKPETASNLLLIGINERLQSTRIQLNILLSLMHYYKKMGEDARFYLIDCMDPDDEYAVDEEVLNTLEDYGCHILVRNRQRNEMLSQLAIQIRERKEKEDTFLFILEQDYFTSLKHNAEVELPVEDHSPVSTPANQNANDFLSDCPFPFTAESVMEKPAKSKNKVDTVQHILQTVLTKGPDYGIHTILQVNKLDNLLFQEYSLNKKDIYSMFQYVVVQRTDSETAIKLALSDDFKPEQMSDDHERLRSYFRNDITGTEILYCPFDSITVNDIKNLMK
- a CDS encoding tetratricopeptide repeat protein; translation: MYFAELQKKTEEILQSLGNKLSAINSPEPLLRPVPPYISDVITAMELLENKKYVLNIGKRIFNCGISGETQLRTAAEKGDIYSKIVWGGVNLRKKNYKIGLEQFTQLHEWNIPDDLKNKLLKNFLYPAYLEYGKRCYERSLSEKSSEYLRKEAISCLSKVSTHPEAADMLAECYGGVDGWSTAQAFYEIGAAGGIANSYYSIGYYYHQRDKAPGKAIEWYKKAVEKGHLKSEYFLAECFIATGKYHEATEIFHRLADKRFMSSPERYVECVERYNFPKGEFYYSIKGLGGDTPDALYQSGLQFEKGDRVAVDFVKAMKFFLRAAEKGHELAQYKLATCYETGKHIEKNIGQAYKWYKRCADQGNAEASYKVAIVYEWVKYHEKAAYWYEQAANKGYEGALYGHARMLGNLKQHQKARALFMASIAKKEYVTDCHFFLGKLYANGWGVAQDSVKAIEHFKEAGLSLHVCYTLIGTKGEPAFLYNIGVEYDSGKGVPVNHAKAVQYYLKAAEAGHVLAQYQMGTIYESGAGAEKDYAMAYKWYEKAAMQGHSEAAYKMGKAYNEGVHRIKDKTRALDWYRRAALKGCIAAQYELGKEKYLVKEYHDALTWLQTAVNHGNLPANYYLGVMYYHGWGVTKDLDRSFAYFSNAGTFSGTYYFMGMFYYYGYGKLNKNLNKAFWYFRRYEDVNPDKYAEYYLGLCYKNGYGTEKSPQMAFQNFEKSAKKGIKQSQFELGLCYKNGIGTSCSYRFALEWLLKAANQGYAEAQYEVGEMFFNSGLYSIKDANPVLTAIQWFQKAADQNHKLAVCRLTDIYYDEQQYTKAGKLISVAINKFSYPNAYFYWAVFCHQGIGGYQINQQKALELYRSFIKYTPYPDSVKKVKMVENAKQFIYELEHPTLNKLKKILGK